In the Symmachiella macrocystis genome, AGAATCGTGCCGAACTTGCGCGTGAGGTCAATGCACAGATTCAGCGTCTGATCTTTGTGTCCGACCGCCTCGATCACCAGGTCGGGCAATTTGCCGCCCAGGATTTTTTGCACTGCGGAGACGGGGTCTTCGGTCGCATTACAAATCGTAGCGGTCGCTCCCATCTTGGGACTGGTATCCAGACGCGATTGAAGTTTGTCGATGCCGATAATTTCCCGCGCACCCAGATTACGCAAGGTGGCATTGAACAACTGGCCGATGGGGCCTTGTCCGACCACGACCACATCGAGATCCATCACGCTGGGCAGCTTGGACAGCGCATACATCACCGTCCCCAGCGGTTGGGCCATCAAGGCGTTTTCGACATGCGGACGGTCGTCGACGTGGATCGTGCGGTTTTCGCTGTTACAAAAGCGTTCGAAAAAGCCGACCTGATAGACCGGCACGGTGAGCACCTGTTCCCCTTTGTGGAATTTCTCGCCATTGGTATCGGCAACCCGGCCGATCATCTCGTGCAGCGAATGTCCCACTTGCTGCGGAAACTCGGTCGGTTCGCCGTTGAAGTCGCCATCGAAAAAAGGCAGGTCCGATCCGCACAGACAGGTGTAGTGCGGCTCGAAAATAATCTGCGGATCCCCGTCAGGCCCGGGCCCGTTCAGCTCTGGTTCGGGAACATCAATAAGTTCGATCTGTCGATGAGCAACAATATGGCCGGCTAACACGGTAGGAACGTCCTCGGTTGGGAATGGGGCAAATCTAGAATCTGCTGTGGCTTGCGGCTGGTCCACTTGTACGGAATGTGCTTTGCGTCGAGCGCAACATGAAACCGACGAAGCACGACCACCGACGGCTGAATAGCATATTCCACCACCCGGGTTTTCGCAACAATCTACGACGAAAGGAGTTGAATCAGCAAAACGTCAATAGCACGCACGAACATCGAAATCCGTACGAACCACACGATTGCACTAGAAGATGCAATACGTTTCGGAGGGGAAACACTTTTGAGGCAGCTTTTCCCAGAAAGGCCGCTTTGCTGGGTACATGACCTATGTTTTAGCGACCAAAAACCGGCTCTGAACCACTCCAGCTCTCATCCCCCCTACTGAAAGGGTCTGACCATGGTCGACTGGACTGAAATGCGAAAATCACTCATTGGTGACCCCGAAAAGTCGTCGATCCCCTCGCGCGTAAAGGTGCCGATCCTGCCGCTGGCAGTGATGAAGTTCAATCGTCGAGCGGAAGACCCGCAGGTAACGGCTGTTGAGTTGGGAAAAATCATCGAAACCGACTCGGGTTTAACCGCGGCGCTGCTGCGGCACATCAACTCGGCCGCGGTGGGCCTCAGCCAAAAAGCGACCTCAGCGCAGCAAGCCGTGGGCCTACTGGGGTTTCGTGAAACCT is a window encoding:
- a CDS encoding zinc-dependent alcohol dehydrogenase, with translation MLAGHIVAHRQIELIDVPEPELNGPGPDGDPQIIFEPHYTCLCGSDLPFFDGDFNGEPTEFPQQVGHSLHEMIGRVADTNGEKFHKGEQVLTVPVYQVGFFERFCNSENRTIHVDDRPHVENALMAQPLGTVMYALSKLPSVMDLDVVVVGQGPIGQLFNATLRNLGAREIIGIDKLQSRLDTSPKMGATATICNATEDPVSAVQKILGGKLPDLVIEAVGHKDQTLNLCIDLTRKFGTILFFGVPPEQIHNVNMLKMWRNNLKLVTSVEPGFERDFPLAMRWIAEGRIDVSPIITHRYPLEKIQEAYEVFLNRTDGALKVMVEFPAAGGQ